Below is a genomic region from Raphanus sativus cultivar WK10039 chromosome 4, ASM80110v3, whole genome shotgun sequence.
GAGTTGTTGTAGTGTTGGAAATAGTTGCCTTGTGCCAGTCCAatcttaattaaatttaatattggtTACTTGTTGACAATGAAATAAGTTAGAACATGCGATTACATCAAAGGAAACATAATAACTTTGAAAGACAAACAACTTCTTCAGGGTTCTTCTGGATTTTAGGGTTGATACCTAGTAACTATTTTTGAACCGGCgttaggcctgggcgttcgagtcttcgggtcgggttcgagtcggttCCTTTCGGGTCCAGGTTTTTTCGGGTCCTAAATATTTGGACCCATTGACCCAAcaaatacttataaatttttggGTCGGGCTCGGGTCGATTCTTGATCGGGTCCGGGTTGGTTCGggtctataattaaaatacttgtAAACTACTCATAATTTTTTGAATCCGGATCGGATTCGGGTATTTAAGAtctaaaaagacaaaaaaacacaaatttaatcaaatttagttaaaatatgtcatatatatatctaaaatctttcaaaataacttaaaataaactattaaactaaaaagataaaattttgaattctaaACTTTACATTTAAAgctttatattatttgaaaatgttacaaaaataataataaagattattaacaaaaaaaatatttcaactaaatcgtaaaataaaatatagaaaatagaacaTAACATAACCTAGTTTTGgatattaatgtttttaagtCGGGTATGAATCGGTTCTTTTCCGGTCGGGTCTATTCGGGTCGGTTCTTTTCGGGTCCGCGTCTATTCGGGTCGGTTcttttcgggtccgggtctatTTGGACATAAAATTTTTGGACCCAATAGGTACTTATaaattttcgggtcggttccggttCGAGTTTTTTTGGGTCAGTTCCGGGTCGGGTCTTCGAGTCCAAGTTAAAATGCCCAGGCTTAACCGTCGTAATTGACGATTTACTAAATGTGTTGCTATTGACTAGATTTGCTTTCCATATCTGTCCTccatgccaaaaaaaaagagaggatagCTTTGAGATATTTCctagatttaaaatatactgTTCTATTAACGATTAATGGAAATGTGGAAGCTCTCTTGGTACAGTGGTTTGATTAAGGGTTCATTAATGCTTCTATACTAGGAGATTTCGGTTTCGAATCCCAGTGAAGACGGAATTATGTGAATTAAAGGAGAAAAGACTTACAAGAGATTATGCGGCATGGCGCAAGGAATACCGTCAGGCATGGATTCGATAGGGTGGTTCAGGTGAGTTGATGCAGTCATTAACAGGTAGAATTGTCGAATGTAAAATCGTCGGTAACATTCTTAtagtttgtaatagcataattatccaGAGTTAAAAAAAACGATTAatggaaatataaatatatatctccACTTTTCTTTCCAAAACAAGTATGGtaagaaaatcataaaattgtttttgtcaattcattatataccataaataaaatagtataaatattattGGAAACCCTTAATCGTCATCTAGTGATTCTTTAGTTCCACAATGAAGCTTCTGCTACTGCTGCTAGCCTTTTGCAGCCTTTATCTATCAAGTTGTTCTCCATCTTATCCTCTGACTTGCCTATATTATTCTTGTTGTTAATATATGTATAGATGTTAGATTTGGAGTTTATTTCTTCGCAATATGTATTTTCTGTTTGCACATGATAAATAACTTTTGAATCTCTTATTATCAACGAACAAAAAATAAGAAGTAATGGATTGATATATATTGTATGAAAAACTTTTGCAGGGTGTGAAGAAAAGTTTGTACCTTACGATTACTCGGCAACGATAGAGGCAAGCTATTCTCTGTTCTTTATTCAGATATGTTCGTTGGAAAGTTCTCTTTCTGATTATCTTTTTTGTATTGGTGCAGTGTTTAGAGAACCCTCATAAACCACAGTACAATGGAGGGATCATCGTGAACGCTGACCTACAAAATGGTTCACAAGGCTGGTCTCAATTCGCAAACGCCAAAGTCGATTTCAGAGAATTCGGAGGCAATAGGTTTGTTGTTGCACGAGGGAGGAATCAATCTTATGACAGCGTCTCGCAGAAAGTTTATTTGGAAAAGGGGCTTCTCTACACTTTCTCTGGTATGTATAGTTTCAAATTTGTGTTTCTTGGATCTTACTCTTTAGAATTCTATATGCATTTTACCAATTATCATGTGATGAATTTTATGTTACTTGTAGCTTGGTTACAAGTAAGCAGAGGAAATGCTCCCGTGATAGCCATTTTCAAGAAGAATGGTGAATATAAGCATGCCGGTTCGGTTATTGCTGAATCTAAATGCTGGTCCATGCTCAAAGGTGGTCTCACCATTGATGAATCTGGTCCTGCCGAACTTTACTTTGAGGTATCTACATATACAAACATCGTCATTGTCTTGACTCTCGACCGTTTTTCTAAGTAACCTagtaattataatattttttaaagaaaaaaaaaattaaaatgtgatAATTAGTGGGACTAGCGAAACTGACCTACTATGATTCTTATTTCCGTGCTCATGTGTAGAGCGAGGATAAAACCGTTGAGATATGGGTTGATAGCGTCTCGTTGCAACCATTCACACAAGAAGAGTGGAACGCTCACCACGAGCAGAGCATTCACAAGACGAGGAAGGGAGCCATGAGGATCAGAGCCGTAAACAGCTTAGGTGAGCCAGTACCAAACGCAACAATCTCCATCGTACACAATAGACTTGGGTTCCCATTCGGGTGCGAAGTAGAAAAGAACATACTTGGAAACCAAGCATACCAAAACTGGTTCACTAAGAGATTCACCGTGACAACTTTCGCGAACGAGATGAAATGGTACAGCACGGAAGCAGTAAGAGGCAAAGAGGATTACACAACAGCAGACGCGATGTTAAGATTCTTCAAAGAGCACGGTATCGCTGTACGTGGACACAATATCGTATGGAACGACCCTAAGTACCAACTTAGTTGGGTGACTTCTTTGTCCGGTAACGATCTATACAACGCCGTGAAAAGAAGGGTTTCCTCGGTGGTCTCAAGGTACAAAGGCCAGCTTTTGAGTTGGGACGTTGTGAATGAGAATCTACATTTCTCGTTTTTTGAGAGCAAGATGGGTCCTCAAGCCTCTTATTACATCTATGCGTTGGCGCATTCCATAGACCCGCGGACAACAATGTTTATGAATGAGTTCAACACGTTGGAGCAACCGGGAGATTCGGGTTCTAGTCCAGCAAGGTATTTGGGGAAGCTTAGAGAGCTTCAATCTATTCGTGTTGCCGGAAACATTCAGTTAGGGATCGGTCTTGAGTCTCATTTCAACACTCCTAACATTCCGTATATGAGATCAGCTCTTGACACTCTTGCTGCCACTGGTTTGCCTATTTGGCTCACTGAGGTCGACGTCCAAGCTCCTCCTAATGTCCAGGTaactcaaataaatattttcttataatctGTCTTAAGATTTGGGGGCTATAGAAAATTTAGTAAACACTgtaatagaaattttttaaaacaattttgagATATGTTTATGTGAATAATCTCTTAAAATTTGGAAGTCACATGTCAATGTTTTACATGCTAATGCCCAACCGGTTCTATTTCTGATGTTCGAGTTTCTTGCAGGCCAACTATTTTGAGCAGGTCCTAAGGGAAGGCCACGCGCATCCGCAGGTGAAAGGAATGGTGACTTGGAGTGGTTATTCTCCATCAGGTTGCTACAAAATGTGCCTCACCGATGGAAACTTCAGGAACCTACCCACCGGAGACGTTGTGGACAAACTTCTGCGTGAGTGGGGAGGGCTTCGTGGGCAAACCACAGGTTTAACTGATGCTGATGGATTCTTTCAAGCTTCACTCTTCCATGGTGACTATGATATCAGTATTGCTCATCCTCTCACTAATTCAACTGTTTCTCACTGCTTTAAGTTGAATTCTGATGACTCTCAACCATCTCCCTTTGTCGTTCATGTTTGATACGCTAAGTTTACAACTACTTTGTACTATTTGAGTAGTTTAATTCTTAGTGAAAATAGTGCCGCAAGTGTGAGGAAACTCCCAAGGGATATTATTACTCTTGAACACTTTTGTCGTGGgcacaaaaatatttttaaatcttgatttttttttattttacgcCAAATTTGATTAGGCGTAACtttgatatatgtatttttttttgctaaagaacAATTTCTCTATAATGTAACACCACCAGTCTATGTCACTTGACAAGTGCTTCGACGTAACTCCAAAAATGTTTCACGGGCAGAAATTTTAGCTACTAGTTAAAACCAACTTCTTGCTCTCCTAGTCTCCTTTGTATGTGAAACGTACTTTTACCATTTACCCATTTAAGGTTCTATAAATTCGTTCTTTCTTTGAAATTGGTTGTGGATATTTAATCTTTTGTTTGCTTTTAGTTTTGGGATGAAGGCAGGTGGAATCCGTTCGAAACGTACTTACATATTCGTTTCAGACTGTGTAGTTGAAGTCCTATTCATCTCATATAAATGTTTTAGgatgaacctctacattcacccaccaataagatttagttattttagatttgatatcttttaaaaaagaaaactaaataataaaaatttagtataataaaattatgtttttagataaataaaaaatagtagtaattatcaaaaaaaagattttttgtttaatattgataaatctgtcgataaatactaaaccctaaactctaaattctaaatactaaaccctaaatcttcgaGAAAAACCTGAATCCTTGGACAAATCATATATCTTAAAcctttaaatttaaaccaaatcctaaatcgtaaactaaatcctaaaccctaaatccttgacaaggagtttaggatttaatatttgtcaaagagtttaggatTTCGTGTTtcgtgtttaggatttagagtttaatattatggtttaggatttagagtttagggtttaggatttagtttatgatttagagtttgatttaaatttaagggtttagggtatatgatttgccTAAGAGCATCTACAATGCTAAGTCCTTAGGTAAAATCCTTGAagaaaaactattataaaactaaatggGATCCACAAAATATAGGTTTCTGTGCGAGCTTTGTCTCTAAAATTACTTAGCTAAGGACTGAAATTGGTGAGTTTGTTAACTATTTGCGGGCCCCACTAACACGTGGTGGCCCGCgattggttaattttttttttgtttttaatttgaaaaaaaaagaattaaaaaaataaaaaaaacatttttttaaggATTTCAGTAGAATACAGGGTTGTGGGTGCTCTAAGGGTTCAGGTTTttcctaagggtttagggtttagtatttagaatttagggtttagagtttattaTTTGTCGAcagatttattaatattattcaaaaaatcatttttttgataattaccactattttttatttatctaaatacataatttatttcattagatttttattatttaatttccttttttaaaagatatcaaatcttaaataactaaatcctattggtgggtgaatgtagaagTTGACTCCCGGAGTGAATCTAAGTTTTGTTATTATCTAAAAGTTTAGGCTATTGCAGTATAAGAATACAGTATGTGTAAATTCAAGATGGTGCGCCTATTCTTAAGCCTGTCTTTGTAACGAACCTTATAAATCAATGTAAAAGAAGGGTGCTTcgtaaaggaaaaaaaagagaataaaatacGTTAGAATATGACAGCAAAGTTTTATACAAATGAGTTTTGTCGGGATATTCTAATGTTTACAGAAAAGAACATGAAGAATATCAACAATGTCATTTTCCTCAGCATGCTTTGTCTCCTCTTGTGTCTTGTGCATTCGGGGATTGCTATTGATCCTTTCTCCGTTAGCCACTCTCTCAAAACAGAGGTAATCAAAACTGATAAATCTCAACggggattttaatttttttttttttttttttttgaatctcaACGGGGATTTTAATTTTTGCAAATGCAAATTCAAAATTTCCGACATGGGTTCAATATGGTGTATATATAAAGTGTGTAATGAAGCCTCCACGAAGCAGTGTGAAACAAGGGTTATCACTACTTAGCCTCTCTGTTGAAGATGACTCTGATCAAGAATGGGAGATAGATGGAAATGGAGCTATTAGAGAAATGGCACAGAGAATTCAGCTTCAGCAAGGAATCATTTACAGCTTCTCTGGTAACACACATGCAACATATTTGCTTGTTTATATTACACATTCTTTTCATGGTTTCTTGTATAGAAAGTTACTATTTCAATTTTCAAACCAGTGATTCTTGTGTAATTTATCTCTTGTAGATGTGTACAGTCTCtggtttaagttttgttttctgGATACAGAAATAAGTATATCCAAATTAACCTCTTTGATCATAAGTTCAGATAGTTTTTTTCAGTTCGGTTTGAGTTTGGACCGGTTAGTTTATTTAGATTGAACATCcatagtttcttatatataatggAAATACAGCTTGGGTGAAGCTGGGAGAAGGAAACAACAAGAAAGTAGGAGTTGTGTTCAAGTCAGAAAATGGAAGACTTGTTCATGGAGGTGAAGTTAGGGCAAATCACGGATGTTGGTCTTTGCTTAAAGGTGGCATTGTACCAAATGTTTCAGGCCCTGTAGATATATTCTTCGAGGTATAACACTATACGTGTGTTTTCATACGTATATTCTCTATGTTAACACATGTTTTATTCCAAAACAGATTGAAGACAGAGAAGCAAAGATCTCTGCAAAAAATCTGTCACTAAAACAGTTTAGCAAAGAAGAATGGAAACTGAAACAAGATCAACTTATTGAAAAGGtaccaaatgttttttttttaaaggtacCAAATGTTCTATAATTTGTAGTTTCAGATCTCTTGTGCGGTTTTGCTCTTAGATAAATTGTATTGGTTGCAGATAAGGAAGAACAAAGTGAGATTTGAAGTTACTTATAGGAATAACACCGCGGTAAAAGACGCAGTAATATCCataaaacaaactaaaccaTCTTTCCTCTTAGGCTGTGCAATGAATTTCCGGATCCTACAAAGTGAAGGGTACAGAAAATGGTTCGCGTCACGGTTCCCAATCACGTCATTCACCAATGAAATGAAATGGTATACAACAGAGAAAGTACGTGGTAAGGAGAACTACACGGCAGCAGATTCAATGCTGAAGTTTGCAGAAGAGAATGAGATATTAGTTAGAGGTCATACAGTGTTATGGGACGACCCAAAGATGCAACCAGGTTGGGTGCAAAAGATAAAAGACCCTGAAGATTTGATGAACGTGACACTAGACCGGATAAATTCGGTTATGAAGAGATATAAAGGTAAGTTAACCGGGTGGGATGTGGTTAACGAGAATTTGCATTGGGACTACTTTGAGAAAATGCTTGGTGAAAACGCTTCGTCAAGATTCTACAACCTTGCTTATAAGCTAGATCCTGATGTGACATTGTTTGTTAACGAGTACAACACGATTGAGAACCCGGAAGAGGTAAATGCAGCTCCAGTTAAGgtgaaggagaaga
It encodes:
- the LOC108852482 gene encoding endo-1,4-beta-xylanase 5-like — translated: MTAKFYTNEFCRDILMFTEKNMKNINNVIFLSMLCLLLCLVHSGIAIDPFSVSHSLKTECVMKPPRSSVKQGLSLLSLSVEDDSDQEWEIDGNGAIREMAQRIQLQQGIIYSFSAWVKLGEGNNKKVGVVFKSENGRLVHGGEVRANHGCWSLLKGGIVPNVSGPVDIFFEIEDREAKISAKNLSLKQFSKEEWKLKQDQLIEKIRKNKVRFEVTYRNNTAVKDAVISIKQTKPSFLLGCAMNFRILQSEGYRKWFASRFPITSFTNEMKWYTTEKVRGKENYTAADSMLKFAEENEILVRGHTVLWDDPKMQPGWVQKIKDPEDLMNVTLDRINSVMKRYKGKLTGWDVVNENLHWDYFEKMLGENASSRFYNLAYKLDPDVTLFVNEYNTIENPEEVNAAPVKVKEKMEEILAYQGNENIKGAIGAQGHFSPTQPNLAYMRSALDTLGSLGLPVWITELDMPKCHNQAKYMEEILREAYSHPAVEGIIIFAGPEVSGFDKLTLADKNFNSTETGDVIDKLLKEWHQKNSEILNIFTVDHENEEEDVSLLHGLYNVNVSHPQIKNLSTSLCLEVTKEVGQRQVVRVVINA
- the LOC108832101 gene encoding endo-1,4-beta-xylanase 5-like, which encodes MKLLLLLLAFCSLYLSRCEEKFVPYDYSATIECLENPHKPQYNGGIIVNADLQNGSQGWSQFANAKVDFREFGGNRFVVARGRNQSYDSVSQKVYLEKGLLYTFSAWLQVSRGNAPVIAIFKKNGEYKHAGSVIAESKCWSMLKGGLTIDESGPAELYFESEDKTVEIWVDSVSLQPFTQEEWNAHHEQSIHKTRKGAMRIRAVNSLGEPVPNATISIVHNRLGFPFGCEVEKNILGNQAYQNWFTKRFTVTTFANEMKWYSTEAVRGKEDYTTADAMLRFFKEHGIAVRGHNIVWNDPKYQLSWVTSLSGNDLYNAVKRRVSSVVSRYKGQLLSWDVVNENLHFSFFESKMGPQASYYIYALAHSIDPRTTMFMNEFNTLEQPGDSGSSPARYLGKLRELQSIRVAGNIQLGIGLESHFNTPNIPYMRSALDTLAATGLPIWLTEVDVQAPPNVQANYFEQVLREGHAHPQVKGMVTWSGYSPSGCYKMCLTDGNFRNLPTGDVVDKLLREWGGLRGQTTGLTDADGFFQASLFHGDYDISIAHPLTNSTVSHCFKLNSDDSQPSPFVVHV